The Streptomyces luteogriseus genome includes a window with the following:
- the secE gene encoding preprotein translocase subunit SecE, with product MTDAVGSIDMPDAQDEAPESKKTRKGGKRGKKGPLKRLALFYRQIVAELRKVVWPTRNQLTTYTTVVIIFVVIMIGLVTVIDYGLSNAAKYVFG from the coding sequence GTGACGGACGCCGTGGGCTCCATCGACATGCCTGATGCCCAGGACGAGGCGCCGGAGTCCAAGAAGACTCGCAAGGGCGGCAAGCGCGGCAAGAAGGGCCCGCTGAAGCGGCTCGCCCTCTTCTACCGTCAGATCGTCGCGGAGCTGCGCAAGGTCGTCTGGCCGACGCGCAACCAGCTGACGACCTACACGACCGTGGTGATCATTTTCGTCGTCATCATGATCGGCCTGGTCACCGTGATTGACTATGGGCTCAGCAACGCCGCCAAGTACGTGTTCGGCTGA
- the rplK gene encoding 50S ribosomal protein L11: MPPKKKKVTGLIKLQIQAGAANPAPPVGPALGQHGVNIMEFCKAYNAATESQRGWVIPVEITVYEDRSFTFITKTPPAAKMILKAAGIEKGSGEPHKTKVAKITRDQVREIATTKMPDLNANDLDAAEKIIAGTARSMGVTVEG; the protein is encoded by the coding sequence ATGCCTCCCAAGAAGAAGAAGGTCACGGGGCTCATCAAGCTCCAGATCCAGGCCGGTGCCGCCAACCCGGCCCCGCCGGTCGGCCCCGCGCTGGGTCAGCACGGCGTGAACATCATGGAGTTCTGCAAGGCCTACAACGCCGCGACCGAGTCGCAGCGTGGCTGGGTGATCCCGGTGGAGATCACGGTCTACGAGGACCGTTCCTTCACCTTCATCACCAAGACGCCGCCGGCCGCGAAGATGATCCTGAAGGCCGCGGGCATCGAGAAGGGCTCCGGCGAGCCGCACAAGACCAAGGTCGCGAAGATCACGCGTGACCAGGTCCGTGAGATCGCCACGACCAAGATGCCCGACCTCAACGCCAACGACCTGGACGCCGCCGAGAAGATCATCGCCGGCACCGCCCGCTCCATGGGCGTCACGGTCGAGGGCTGA
- the rplL gene encoding 50S ribosomal protein L7/L12, whose protein sequence is MAKLSQEDLLAQFEEMTLIELSEFVKAFEEKFDVTAAAAVAVAGPAGPAAPAEAEAEQDEFDVILTGAGDKKIQVIKVVRELTSLGLKEAKDLVDGAPKPVLEKVAKDAAEKAAESLKGAGASVEVK, encoded by the coding sequence ATGGCGAAGCTCAGCCAGGAAGACCTGCTCGCGCAGTTCGAGGAGATGACCCTCATCGAGCTCTCCGAGTTCGTGAAGGCGTTCGAGGAGAAGTTCGACGTCACCGCCGCCGCGGCCGTCGCCGTCGCCGGCCCGGCCGGCCCCGCCGCCCCGGCCGAGGCCGAGGCCGAGCAGGACGAGTTCGACGTCATCCTCACGGGTGCCGGCGACAAGAAGATCCAGGTCATCAAGGTCGTGCGTGAGCTGACCTCCCTGGGTCTGAAGGAGGCCAAGGACCTCGTGGACGGCGCCCCGAAGCCCGTCCTCGAGAAGGTCGCCAAGGACGCCGCCGAGAAGGCCGCCGAGTCCCTCAAGGGCGCCGGCGCCTCGGTCGAGGTCAAGTAA
- the rpoB gene encoding DNA-directed RNA polymerase subunit beta: MAASRNASTANTNNAASTAPLRISFAKIKEPLEVPNLLALQTESFDWLLGNTAWQSRVEEALENGQDVPTKSGLEEIFEEISPIEDFSGSMSLTFRDHRFEPPKNSIDECKDRDFTYAAPLFVTAEFTNNETGEIKSQTVFMGDFPLMTNKGTFVINGTERVVVSQLVRSPGVYFDSSIDKTSDKDIFSAKIIPSRGAWLEMEIDKRDMVGVRIDRKRKQSVTVLLKALGWTTEQILEEFGEYESMRATLEKDHTQGQDDALLDIYRKLRPGEPPTREAAQTLLENLYFNPKRYDLAKVGRYKVNKKLGADAPLDAGILTVEDIISTIKYLVKLHAGETETVGDSGTNIVVETDDIDHFGNRRLRSVGELIQNQVRTGLARMERVVRERMTTQDVEAITPQTLINIRPVVASIKEFFGTSQLSQFMDQNNPLSGLTHKRRLSALGPGGLSRERAGFEVRDVHPSHYGRMCPIETPEGPNIGLIGSLASYGRVNAFGFVETPYRKVFEGQVTDEVDYLTADEEDRFVIAQANAQLTDDLRFAEARVLVRRKGGEVDYVTGEDVDYMDVSPRQMVSVATAMIPFLEHDDANRALMGANMMRQAVPLIKSESPLVGTGMEYRSAVDAGDVVKAEKPGVVQEVSADYITTANDDGTYITYRLAKFARSNQGTSVNQKVIVNEGDRIIEGQVLADGPATQNGEMALGKNLLVAFMPWEGHNYEDAIILSQRLVQDDVLSSIHIEEHEVDARDTKLGPEEITRDIPNVSEEVLADLDERGIIRIGAEVVAGDILVGKVTPKGETELTPEERLLRAIFGEKAREVRDTSLKVPHGEIGKVIGVRVFDREEGDELPPGVNQLVRVYVAQKRKITDGDKLAGRHGNKGVISKILPIEDMPFLEDGTPVDIILNPLGVPSRMNPGQVLEIHLGWLASRGWDVSGLADDWAQRLQAIEADQVAPGTNVATPVFDGAREDELAGLLNHTIPNRDGERMVLPTGKAPLFDGRSGEPFPEPISVGYMYILKLHHLVDDKLHARSTGPYSMITQQPLGGKAQFGGQRFGEMEVWALEAYGAAYALQELLTIKSDDVTGRVKVYEAIVKGENIPEPGIPESFKVLIKEMQSLCLNVEVLSSDGMSIEMRDTDEDVFRAAEELGIDLSRREPSSVEEV, encoded by the coding sequence TTGGCCGCCTCGCGCAACGCCTCGACCGCGAATACGAACAACGCCGCCAGCACTGCCCCGCTGCGCATCTCTTTTGCAAAGATCAAGGAGCCTCTTGAGGTTCCGAACCTGCTCGCGCTGCAGACCGAGAGCTTCGACTGGCTGCTCGGCAACACCGCCTGGCAGAGTCGGGTCGAGGAGGCTCTCGAGAACGGTCAGGACGTCCCCACCAAGTCCGGGCTCGAGGAGATCTTCGAGGAGATCTCCCCGATCGAGGACTTCAGCGGGTCGATGTCGCTGACCTTCCGCGACCACCGCTTCGAGCCGCCGAAGAACTCCATCGACGAGTGCAAGGACCGTGACTTCACGTACGCGGCCCCGCTCTTCGTCACCGCCGAGTTCACGAACAACGAGACCGGCGAGATCAAGTCCCAGACGGTCTTCATGGGCGACTTCCCGCTCATGACGAACAAGGGCACCTTCGTCATCAACGGCACCGAGCGTGTCGTGGTGTCGCAGCTCGTCCGTTCGCCCGGTGTCTACTTCGACTCCTCCATCGACAAGACGTCCGACAAGGACATCTTCTCCGCCAAGATCATCCCGTCCCGGGGTGCCTGGCTGGAGATGGAGATCGACAAGCGCGACATGGTCGGTGTCCGCATCGACCGCAAGCGCAAGCAGTCCGTCACCGTCCTGCTCAAGGCGCTCGGCTGGACCACCGAGCAGATCCTCGAGGAGTTCGGCGAGTACGAGTCGATGCGCGCCACCCTGGAGAAGGACCACACCCAGGGCCAGGACGACGCGCTGCTCGACATCTACCGCAAGCTGCGTCCGGGCGAGCCCCCCACGCGTGAGGCCGCGCAGACGCTGCTCGAGAACCTCTACTTCAACCCCAAGCGCTACGACCTGGCCAAGGTCGGCCGCTACAAGGTCAACAAGAAGCTGGGTGCGGACGCTCCGCTGGACGCGGGCATCCTGACCGTCGAGGACATCATCTCGACGATCAAGTACCTGGTGAAGCTGCACGCGGGCGAGACCGAGACGGTCGGCGACAGCGGTACGAACATCGTCGTCGAGACCGACGACATCGACCACTTCGGCAACCGCCGCCTGCGCAGCGTCGGCGAGCTCATCCAGAACCAGGTCCGTACGGGTCTGGCGCGTATGGAGCGTGTCGTCCGCGAGCGGATGACGACCCAGGACGTCGAGGCGATCACGCCGCAGACCCTGATCAACATCCGGCCGGTCGTCGCCTCCATCAAGGAGTTCTTCGGCACCAGCCAGCTGTCGCAGTTCATGGACCAGAACAACCCGCTGTCGGGTCTCACCCACAAGCGCCGTCTGTCGGCTCTTGGCCCGGGTGGTCTGTCCCGTGAGCGGGCCGGCTTCGAGGTCCGTGACGTGCACCCCTCGCACTACGGCCGCATGTGCCCGATCGAGACGCCCGAAGGCCCGAACATCGGTCTGATCGGCTCGCTCGCCTCCTACGGCCGGGTCAACGCGTTCGGTTTCGTGGAGACCCCGTACCGCAAGGTGTTCGAGGGCCAGGTCACCGACGAGGTCGACTACCTGACCGCCGACGAGGAGGACCGCTTCGTCATCGCGCAGGCCAACGCGCAGCTGACGGACGACCTCCGCTTCGCCGAGGCCCGGGTGCTGGTCCGCCGTAAGGGCGGCGAGGTCGACTACGTCACCGGCGAGGACGTCGACTACATGGACGTCTCGCCGCGCCAGATGGTGTCGGTCGCGACCGCCATGATCCCGTTCCTCGAGCACGACGACGCCAACCGTGCCCTCATGGGCGCGAACATGATGCGTCAGGCCGTGCCGCTGATTAAGTCCGAGTCCCCGCTCGTCGGCACCGGCATGGAGTACCGCTCCGCGGTCGACGCCGGCGACGTGGTCAAGGCCGAGAAGCCCGGTGTGGTCCAGGAGGTCTCCGCGGACTACATCACCACCGCCAACGACGACGGCACGTACATCACGTACCGCCTGGCCAAGTTCGCCCGCTCCAACCAGGGCACCTCGGTCAACCAGAAGGTCATCGTCAACGAGGGCGACCGGATCATCGAGGGCCAGGTCCTGGCCGACGGTCCGGCCACCCAGAACGGCGAGATGGCGCTGGGCAAGAACCTGCTCGTGGCGTTCATGCCGTGGGAGGGTCACAACTACGAGGACGCGATCATCCTGTCGCAGCGCCTCGTGCAGGACGACGTCCTCTCCTCGATCCACATCGAGGAGCACGAGGTCGACGCCCGTGACACCAAGCTCGGCCCCGAGGAGATCACCCGGGACATCCCGAACGTCTCCGAGGAGGTCCTCGCCGACCTCGACGAGCGCGGCATCATCCGTATCGGTGCCGAGGTCGTCGCCGGCGACATCCTCGTCGGCAAGGTCACGCCCAAGGGTGAGACCGAGCTGACGCCCGAGGAGCGCCTGCTCCGCGCGATCTTCGGTGAGAAGGCGCGCGAGGTGCGCGACACCTCGCTGAAGGTGCCGCACGGCGAGATCGGCAAGGTCATCGGCGTCCGCGTCTTCGACCGCGAGGAGGGCGACGAGCTTCCCCCCGGTGTGAACCAGCTGGTGCGCGTCTACGTCGCGCAGAAGCGCAAGATCACCGACGGTGACAAGCTCGCCGGCCGTCACGGCAACAAGGGCGTCATCTCGAAGATCCTGCCGATCGAGGACATGCCGTTCCTGGAGGACGGCACCCCGGTCGACATCATCCTCAACCCGCTCGGTGTGCCGTCCCGAATGAACCCGGGACAGGTCCTGGAGATCCACCTCGGCTGGCTCGCCAGCCGCGGCTGGGACGTCTCCGGTCTCGCGGACGACTGGGCGCAGCGCCTGCAGGCCATCGAGGCCGACCAGGTCGCCCCGGGCACCAACGTCGCCACCCCCGTCTTCGATGGTGCGCGTGAGGACGAGCTGGCCGGTCTGCTGAACCACACCATCCCGAACCGCGACGGCGAGCGCATGGTGCTCCCGACCGGTAAGGCGCCGCTGTTCGACGGCCGCTCCGGCGAGCCGTTCCCGGAGCCGATCTCGGTCGGCTACATGTACATCCTCAAGCTGCACCACCTGGTCGACGACAAGCTGCACGCCCGGTCGACCGGTCCGTACTCGATGATCACCCAGCAGCCGCTGGGTGGTAAGGCCCAGTTCGGTGGCCAGCGCTTCGGTGAGATGGAGGTGTGGGCGCTGGAGGCTTACGGCGCCGCGTACGCCCTCCAGGAGCTGCTGACCATCAAGTCCGACGACGTGACCGGCCGCGTGAAGGTCTACGAGGCCATCGTCAAGGGCGAGAACATCCCCGAGCCCGGCATCCCCGAGTCCTTCAAGGTGCTCATCAAGGAGATGCAGTCCCTGTGCCTCAACGTGGAGGTGCTGTCCTCGGACGGCATGTCCATCGAGATGCGCGACACCGACGAGGACGTCTTCCGCGCTGCGGAGGAGCTTGGCATCGACCTGTCCCGGCGCGAGCCGAGCAGCGTCGAAGAGGTCTGA
- the nusG gene encoding transcription termination/antitermination protein NusG produces the protein MSDPNVNDAIEPVESVEDELDIVEGADNEDTEASSEVEAADAVADDADEAETEDADEAETEDADESAEELEEEPEDDRDPIEKLREELRVLPGEWYVIHTYAGYENRVKTNLEQRAVSLNVEDYIFQAEVPQEEVVQIKNGDRKTIKQNKLPGYVLVRMDLTNESWGVVRNTPGVTGFVGNAYDPYPLTLDEIVKMLAPEAEEKAAREAAEAEGKPAPQRKVEVQVLDFEVGDSVTVTDGPFATLQATINEINPDSKKVKGLVEIFGRETPVELSFDQIQKN, from the coding sequence GTGTCTGACCCGAACGTGAACGACGCCATCGAGCCTGTCGAGTCCGTCGAGGACGAGCTCGACATCGTCGAGGGCGCGGACAACGAGGACACCGAGGCCTCCTCCGAGGTCGAGGCTGCCGACGCCGTCGCGGACGACGCCGACGAGGCGGAGACCGAGGACGCCGACGAGGCGGAGACCGAGGACGCCGACGAGTCCGCGGAAGAACTCGAGGAAGAGCCCGAGGACGACCGCGACCCGATCGAGAAGCTCCGCGAGGAACTGCGGGTCCTGCCCGGCGAGTGGTACGTCATCCACACGTACGCCGGCTACGAGAACCGCGTGAAGACCAACCTGGAGCAGCGCGCCGTCTCGCTGAACGTCGAGGACTACATCTTCCAGGCCGAGGTGCCGCAGGAAGAGGTCGTCCAGATCAAGAACGGCGACCGCAAGACGATCAAGCAGAACAAGCTTCCGGGCTACGTCCTCGTCCGTATGGACCTGACGAACGAGTCCTGGGGCGTCGTCCGCAACACCCCCGGCGTCACCGGCTTCGTGGGCAACGCCTACGACCCGTACCCGCTGACCCTGGACGAGATCGTCAAGATGCTCGCCCCCGAGGCCGAGGAGAAGGCCGCCCGCGAGGCCGCCGAGGCCGAGGGCAAGCCGGCTCCGCAGCGCAAGGTCGAGGTCCAGGTGCTGGACTTCGAGGTCGGCGACTCGGTCACCGTCACCGACGGCCCGTTCGCCACGCTGCAGGCGACCATCAACGAGATCAACCCGGACTCGAAGAAGGTCAAGGGCCTGGTCGAGATCTTCGGCCGCGAGACGCCGGTCGAGCTCTCCTTCGACCAGATCCAGAAGAACTGA
- a CDS encoding pyridoxal phosphate-dependent aminotransferase, with the protein MSPATPPTERRVSARVGAISESATLAVDAKAKALKAAGRPVIGFGAGEPDFPTPDYIVEAAIEACKNPKFHRYTPAGGLPELKAAIAAKTLRDSGYEPDVSQILVTNGGKQAIYEAFAAILDPGDEVIVPAPYWTTYPESIRLAGGVPVEVVADETTGYRVTVEQLEAARTEKTKVVLFVSPSNPTGAVYSEQETEAIGRWAVEHGLWVMTDEIYEHLVYGDASAVSLPAVLPELRDKCVVVNGVAKTYAMTGWRVGWIIGPKDVVKAATNLQSHATSNVSNVAQAAALAAVSGELDAVAKMREAFDRRRKTIVRMLNEIDGVVCPEPEGAFYAYPSVKALVGKEIRGRRPKDTVELAALILEESEVAVVPGEAFGTPGYLRLSYALGDEDLVEGVSRIQKLLAEARD; encoded by the coding sequence ATGAGCCCTGCAACCCCTCCCACCGAGCGCCGGGTCTCCGCCCGAGTCGGCGCGATCTCCGAGTCCGCCACCCTCGCCGTGGACGCCAAGGCCAAGGCCCTCAAGGCAGCCGGGCGACCGGTGATCGGCTTCGGCGCCGGTGAGCCCGACTTCCCGACCCCGGACTACATCGTCGAGGCCGCGATCGAGGCCTGCAAGAACCCGAAGTTCCACCGCTACACGCCGGCCGGCGGTCTGCCCGAGCTGAAGGCCGCCATCGCCGCGAAGACGCTGCGGGATTCCGGCTACGAGCCCGACGTCTCGCAGATCCTGGTCACCAACGGTGGCAAGCAGGCCATCTACGAGGCCTTCGCCGCGATCCTCGACCCGGGCGACGAGGTCATCGTGCCCGCGCCGTACTGGACGACCTACCCGGAGTCGATCCGGCTGGCCGGGGGTGTCCCGGTGGAGGTCGTCGCCGACGAGACGACCGGCTACCGGGTGACCGTCGAGCAGCTGGAGGCGGCCCGTACGGAGAAGACGAAGGTCGTCCTCTTCGTCTCGCCGTCCAACCCGACCGGCGCGGTCTACAGCGAGCAGGAGACCGAGGCCATCGGCCGCTGGGCCGTCGAGCACGGCCTGTGGGTGATGACCGACGAGATCTACGAGCACCTCGTCTACGGCGACGCCTCCGCCGTGTCGCTGCCGGCGGTGCTGCCCGAGCTGCGCGACAAGTGCGTCGTGGTCAACGGTGTCGCGAAGACGTACGCGATGACCGGCTGGCGGGTCGGGTGGATCATCGGCCCGAAGGACGTCGTCAAGGCCGCGACCAACCTGCAGTCGCACGCCACGTCGAACGTGTCCAACGTCGCCCAGGCCGCCGCGCTGGCCGCCGTCTCCGGTGAGCTGGACGCCGTCGCGAAGATGCGTGAGGCGTTCGACCGGCGGCGCAAGACCATCGTGCGGATGCTGAACGAGATCGACGGTGTGGTGTGCCCGGAGCCGGAGGGCGCGTTCTACGCCTATCCGTCGGTGAAGGCGCTGGTCGGCAAGGAGATCCGGGGCCGGCGGCCCAAGGACACGGTCGAGCTCGCCGCGCTGATCCTGGAGGAGTCCGAGGTCGCGGTGGTGCCGGGTGAGGCGTTCGGTACGCCGGGCTACCTGCGGCTGTCGTACGCGCTGGGTGACGAGGATCTGGTCGAGGGTGTGAGCCGGATCCAGAAGCTGCTGGCGGAGGCGCGGGACTGA
- the rplJ gene encoding 50S ribosomal protein L10, giving the protein MARPDKVDAVEEMREKFRNSNAAVVTAYTGLTVAQLQQLRRSLGENAQYRVAKNTLTKIAANEAGITTLDDLFAGSSAVAFVTGDPVEAAKGLRDFAKDNPNLVIKGGVLDGKAMSADEIKKLADLESREVLLSKLAGAFKGKQSQAAQLFQALPSKLVRTVDALRAKQDEQGGAE; this is encoded by the coding sequence ATGGCGAGGCCTGACAAGGTCGATGCCGTCGAGGAGATGCGGGAGAAGTTCCGCAACTCCAACGCTGCCGTCGTTACCGCGTACACCGGTCTCACCGTCGCGCAGCTCCAGCAGCTGCGTCGTTCACTCGGTGAGAACGCTCAGTACCGTGTGGCGAAGAACACGCTGACCAAGATTGCGGCCAACGAGGCCGGGATCACGACGCTGGACGACCTCTTTGCGGGTTCGTCGGCCGTCGCCTTCGTGACCGGTGACCCGGTCGAGGCGGCGAAGGGTCTCCGTGACTTCGCCAAGGACAACCCCAACCTCGTCATCAAGGGCGGCGTCCTTGACGGCAAGGCGATGTCCGCCGATGAGATCAAGAAGCTTGCGGACCTCGAGTCCCGCGAGGTTCTGCTCTCCAAGCTGGCGGGTGCCTTCAAGGGCAAGCAGTCCCAGGCTGCTCAGCTCTTCCAGGCGCTTCCCTCGAAGCTCGTCCGCACCGTGGACGCGCTCCGTGCCAAGCAGGACGAGCAGGGCGGTGCCGAGTAA
- the rplA gene encoding 50S ribosomal protein L1 encodes MSKRSKSLRAADAKVDREKLYAPLEAVRLAKETSTTKFDGTVEVAFRLGVDPRKADQMVRGTVNLPHGTGKTARVLVFATGDRAEAARAAGADIVGADELIDEVSKGRLDFDAVVATPDLMGKVGRLGRVLGPRGLMPNPKTGTVTPDVTKAVTEIKGGKIEFRVDKHANLHFIIGKTSFDDTKLVENYGAALEEILRLKPSAAKGRYIKKAAISTTMGPGIPVDSNRTRNLLVEEDPAAV; translated from the coding sequence GTGAGCAAGCGCAGCAAGTCCCTTCGCGCTGCGGACGCCAAGGTCGACCGGGAGAAGCTCTACGCCCCGCTCGAGGCCGTCCGTCTCGCCAAGGAGACCTCCACGACCAAGTTCGACGGCACCGTCGAGGTCGCCTTCCGCCTGGGTGTCGACCCGCGCAAGGCCGACCAGATGGTCCGTGGCACCGTGAACCTTCCGCACGGCACCGGTAAGACCGCCCGGGTCCTGGTCTTCGCGACCGGTGACCGTGCCGAGGCCGCGCGTGCCGCGGGCGCCGACATCGTCGGCGCCGACGAGCTGATCGACGAGGTGTCGAAGGGCCGTCTGGACTTCGACGCCGTCGTCGCCACCCCGGACCTCATGGGCAAGGTCGGCCGCCTCGGCCGTGTGCTCGGTCCGCGTGGTCTGATGCCGAACCCGAAGACCGGTACCGTCACCCCCGACGTCACCAAGGCCGTCACCGAGATCAAGGGCGGCAAGATCGAGTTCCGCGTCGACAAGCACGCGAACCTGCACTTCATCATCGGCAAGACGTCGTTCGACGACACCAAGCTGGTGGAGAACTACGGCGCGGCGCTGGAGGAGATCCTCCGTCTGAAGCCGTCCGCCGCCAAGGGTCGCTACATCAAGAAGGCCGCCATCAGCACCACGATGGGCCCCGGCATTCCGGTCGACTCCAACCGCACCCGCAACCTCCTCGTCGAGGAGGACCCGGCTGCGGTCTGA